From Oncorhynchus clarkii lewisi isolate Uvic-CL-2024 chromosome 26, UVic_Ocla_1.0, whole genome shotgun sequence, the proteins below share one genomic window:
- the LOC139384714 gene encoding photoreceptor cilium actin regulator-like yields the protein MGCSPSKGNNFVAHATFGRGRTLLPEGKENIGESQSDCGGSGGSSGTGDTWERRDGERRLAGQTQSVQKEAPSTPQKKRPSLTELFPEGVILDKKVGTQETDKTGQHGKEKQGDKQDMADKKGGRKPKKNGKGVKSAKKKEKEKKAPLAEQKVDFPEPLVKAHQAAYAFLNPSISKYEILLGLLDQATQTQMSVQPMVTFMAMRYEEINRGLEEMADEGERLLKDNGEHLAWPSPMKNLSSSPPLKSGSINAEPPPDLLQQLLQYTTQRMQNVGQSVGGIGDSALEEAAEYFTSVSELLEDKLKVKHAAETRLMQLLSRIEAASLRKPGPEDPGLFSEDSGIGAESESLAGSERRLRCESCESTGSSRTTHSPFGINASPVQQGAPRQKLIKKVSHSNSLNSIDSVCTIMDKGSASLDDGEEQGDDDEGEEEGQGGRTRSNASLSGPNQQPCRLVPKRIENPQNVEMTLKMKDAISGRIRFVPSQRDSAKSKPTDSPKTRCQWTEGGSPKRPQRAASVRREIKKTPVPKEHRSQSAESVRSKGEDPTLIELERTQKDLSQRLERMSKGRTEGNTKAGLTKQNPGDSVTSPASNRLCPTLQRNNNILPIQDIAGLMKHDSGEHRAGKDIEEENKKKDKKSTKGPLKATPPPSPTLGPLKATPPPSPPLSHRPCSGLFRGRNSVKRLIDSFSQGVEEPKQEASKVLGPLKGVRKCGVHVMPGVGDIEAIMSSGVSSCRTYDLDLESLPPPPLEVLMDNSFEGAQSLTVSDVDDGIASRGRSPVPKRATTSQKMRASMRSVSVLPSRGNLPQSSSSMFPARTVRRDISASSRVSHDERQLEVDPETEEAATLYKQARKIIHLQHSSESPIEKGHAVPRRSSPNRAASGGRQGDDSPSETVPPTSTISSQPPATPPVSRIRMLPSTPSTPSGLHRRLPSPTTFRKQPKPPSTNSPPAIRKLPTPPPLQRRLPSPPASRKVLTPNSSSSDSTHSFKAPSPPTSPRVQRWKRENSSKDSSPGASAIPQVISNARSVFCPASSSLFEAQPCPVPCPPQAWASISGSVVPLSWGNRGRLPTSVRGPKPFIRRSHSDRRPSLSLPSRAPIVSFAETCGSEPAISIHGLEDEPSREDESWDSKSDFRGNAHSASHPDLCIVGQGLTL from the exons ATGGGATGCTCCCCATCTAAAGGTAACAATTTTGTGGCTCATGCCACCTTTGGGAGGGGCAGGACACTACTACCAGAGGGCAAAGAGAACATAGGGGAGTCCCAGTCTGATTGTGGAGGGAGTGGAGGCTCCTCTGGAACAGGAGACActtgggagaggagagatggggaaaggagACTGGCTGGGCAGACCCAATCTGTTCAGAAGGAAGCACCTTCAACCCCACAGAAAAAGAGACCCTCCCTGACTGAGTTGTTTCCAGAGGGTGTCATCCTGGATAAAAAAGTGGGGACTCAAGAGACAGATAAGACAGGGCAACATGGAAAAGAGAAACAAGGAGACAAGCAAGATATGGCTGACAAAAAGGGTGGACGAAAGCCAAAGAAAAATGGTAAAGGAGTCAAGTCAGCtaaaaagaaagagaaggagaaaaaagCTCCCCTTGCGGAGCAGAAAGTTGACTTTCCGGAACCTTTAGTGAAAGCCCACCAGGCTGCTTATGCCTTTTTAAACCCAAGTATCAGCAAATATGAGATTCTACTGGGGCTACTGGACCAAGCAACCCAGACCCAGATGTCTGTGCAGCCAATGGTGACCTTCATGGCTATGCGCTACGAGGAAATCAACCGAGGGCTGGAAGAAATGGCAGACGAGGGTGAAAGGCTTCTGAAGGACAATGGGGAGCATCTCGCCTGGCCAAGCCCAATGAAAAACCTATCCAGTTCTCCCCCTCTCAAATCTGGTTCCATCAATGCTGAGCCTCCACCAGATCTCTTGCAGCAGCTACTTCAGTATACCACTCAAAGGATGCAAAATGTGGGCCAGTCTGTGGGTGGCATTGGGGACTCTGCCTTGGAGGAGGCAGCTGAGTACTTTACCTCTGTCTCTGAGCTGCTGGAGGATAAATTAAAAGTCAAGCATGCCGCGGAGACAAGACTGATGCAGTTGCTGTCTCGTATTGAGGCTGCCTCACTTCGTAAGCCCGGACCAGAGGACCCTGGATTGTTCAGTGAGGACAGTGGAATTGGGGCTGAAAGCGAGTCACTAGCTGGGTCTGAAAGACGACTCCGTTGTGAAAGCTGTGAGTCCACTGGGTCCAGCCGAACAACTCACAGTCCTTTTGGCATTAATGCTAGCCCAGTCCAGCAAGGGGCACCAAGGCAAAAGTTGATTAAGAAAGTGAGCCACAGCAACTCCCTAAACTCCATAGACTCAGTGTGCACCATAATGGATAAAGGATCTGCCTCTTTAGACGATGGTGAGGAGcagggtgatgatgatgaggggGAAGAAGAAGGACAAGGTGGCAGGACGCGATCTAACGCTTCACTATCTGGTCCTAACCAGCAACCTTGTCGCCTGGTACCCAAGCGCATAGAAAACCCTCAAAATGTGGAAATGACCCTGAAAATGAAAGATGCCATAAGTGGTCGGATTCGATTTGTTCCCTCACAACGTGACAGTGCCAAAAGTAAACCAACAGACAGCCCCAAGACCAGGTGCCAGTGGACAGAGGGGGGATCACCAAAAAGGCCCCAACGAGCAGCCTCTGTACGGAGGGAAATTAAAAAGACCCCTGTTCCTAAAGAGCACCGTTCACAGTCTGCAGAATCCGTTCGCAGCAAAGGTGAAGATCCAACACTGATTGAACTAGAGAGGACACAGAAGGATCTGAGTCAGAGGCTAGAGAGGATGAGCAAAGGCAGGACGGAGGGGAATACCAAGGCAGGTCTCACTAAACAGAACCCAGGAGATTCTGTGACGTCCCCAGCATCCAATCGTCTGTGCCCCACCCTGCAGAGGAACAACAACATTCTTCCAATCCAGGACATTGCAGGGCTTATGAAGCATGACTCTGGGGAACACAGGGCAGGCAAGGACATTGAGGaggaaaataaaaagaaagacAAGAAAAGCACCAAGGGGCCGTTGAAAGCCACCCCACCGCCTAGCCCTACATTGGGGCCATTGAAAGCCACCCCACCTCCTAGCCCTCCATTGTCACATCGTCCATGCTCAGGACTGTTTCGGGGAAGGAATTCTGTCAAAAGACTGATTGACTCCTTTAGCCAGGGGGTGGAAGAGCCCAAACAAGAGGCATCCAAAGTGTTGGGGCCTCTTAAAGGGGTTCGAAAGTGTGGTGTTCACGTTATGCCTGGAGTAGGTGACATTGAAGCCATAATGAGCAGTGGGGTCAGCAGTTGTAGGACATATGATTTGGACCTTGAAAGTCTGCCACCCCCTCCTCTTGAGGTCTtgatggacaattcctttgaagGTGCACAGAGCCTCACAGTTAGCGATGTAGATGATGGGATTGCAAGTAGAGGTCGATCCCCTGTTCCCAAGAGGGCTACAACATCTCAGAAGATGCGTGCCTCCATGCGTTCTGTGTCAGTCCTACCCAGCAGAGGCAACCTGCCCCAGAGTTCTAGCAGCATGTTTCCTGCCCGGACTGTAAGGCGGGATATCTCTGCTAGTTCCAGAGTTAGCCACGATGAGCGTCAGCTGGAGGTAGACCCTGAGACAGAGGAGGCGGCCACTCTTTACAAGCAAGCTAGAAAAATCATCCACTTGCAGCACTCCTCAGAGTCTCCTATTGAGAAAGGTCATGCTGTGCCCAGAAGGTCCTCTCCCAATCGAGCAGCatcaggagggagacagggagatgacAGTCCTTCTGAGACAGTGCCTCCCACTTCAACCATCAGTAGCCAACCACCTGCCACCCCGCCTGTATCTAGAATCCGAATGCTGCCTTCCACGCCTTCAACCCCAAGTGGCTTGCATCGAAGATTACCCAGTCCCACCACCTTCAGAAAGCAGCCTAAGCCCCCATCCACAAACAGCCCTCCGGCCATTCGCAAACTTCCCACCCCACCACCGCTTCAGAGAAGACTTCCAAGCCCACCTGCCTCAAGAAAAGTATTGACCCCAAACTCCAGCTCTTCTGACTCCACACATTCTTTCAAGGCACCCTCACCACCAACGTCCCCAAGGGTACAAAGATGGAAACGGGAGAACAGCAGCAAGGACTCCAGCCCAGGTGCTTCAGCTATCCCTCAGGTGATCAGTAACGCTCGCTCTGTTTTCTGCCCGGCCTCGTCCTCACTGTTTGAGGCCCAGCcttgcccagtaccctgccccccCCAAGCTTGGGCCTCCATCAGTGGTAGTGTTGTCCCGCTTTCCTGGGGAAATCGTGGTAGGCTGCCTACGTCTGTGCGAGGACCCAAGCCTTTCATCCGACGCAGCCACTCGGACAGGAGGCCCAGTCTAAGCCTGCCGTCCAGGGCACCCATCGTCTCATTTGCAGAGACTTGTGGGAGTGAGCCGGCCATCAGCATACACGG GCTGGAGGACGAGCCAAGCAGAGAAGACGAGTCGTGGGACAGCAAATCAGATTTCAGAGGGAATGCCCACTCTGCTTCGCACCCGGACCTGTGCATCGTGGGTCAAGGCCTTACATTATGA